Below is a window of Rattus norvegicus strain BN/NHsdMcwi chromosome 5, GRCr8, whole genome shotgun sequence DNA.
gaactcaggacctctggaagagcagtcagtgctcttaaccactgagccacctctccaggtcaTAGCTATCTTTTTTATCAAGGAACTAGAACAAGTTGGGATCTGTCTCCCTTCAAAGGCTTCTTCCTTGTCTGAATCCAGGGTGCTCACAAGGACCAGACCTGAATTCTAACTCTAAGGCATCACGGTTTCACCCTAAAGACAATGACCTAGCAGATATCAGGGCACACATCCCATCGTGGAGCAAATAATGAATTAAGTGAGGATAATGTTTTCTGCCTTAGGTAAGAATCCAATTCCGACCTACATCTCCCAAGTAAGGAGAAGACTTACGACAACTTGAAATAGTACAAAATTTCAGCAAGGAAATAGTCCAAGTAGAAAGATGTTTTTAGACTATGAGACCATGTTACAGGTTGAATTTTAttgcctctgtcttcctcatATGCCAAATCCTATCTGGTACATTACAGTAGATTGGGACATTGTGGATGCAATTGGTTCAGATGAGGTTGTCTGGAGTAGAGGAAATACTCCTAAACAGATAACAAATAGTGTTCTCCACAGCTGTGTGGGGGAGTGCATCTGAGCATggtcagacacagagaaagaagaattcCTTATGAAGATGGGGGAAGACAGGAGGTGATGTGTTTTGTAATGCGGTGGCATAATATGGCGAGAGGTGGTGCCTTAGTGGGCCGGTGCTGAGGCATCCCGCCTGAGGTGCCAGTCACATGACTGgtctagtataaaatgaagtttatttgggggCGTGAGGGGGgcgttgagaagggagtagaggcagagaaagcaaggggacagagagggacagtaataaaaaggagagagaaggggttggggatttagctcagtggtagagcccttgcctaggaagcgcaaggccctgggttcggtccccagctccggaaaaaaaaaaaaaaaaaaaaagaaccaaaaaaaaaaaaaagaaagaaagaaaaaggagagagaaagaagggaaggggcagACCCGCAcgtggagagacagagatggggaggggagaagaaagggaaaggggaaagcggccagtgagagaggagaggggggggagggaggaagagagagagagagagagagagagagagagaaagaaagagagagagaaagaaagagagagagagagagagagactagacaGTCTCTTATGCAAGCCAGgctcctacctggctgttgctaggtaatgGCTGGGCAGAGCTTAGAAGAAACACTAAAAGGAGGTGCTTCTGCCAGTCAAGGATCTACCAGATTTACCTGCATAATGTTCATGCTCCGCCAAAACTCACACTTGCATCGCGATAACACGCATGAGACTGTGGAGTATTGAGAGGGATTAAATCACAAAGATGAAATCTTTACGGATAGCATCTTTATGGATGTCCAATGAAAGCAACGCCAGAGAGCTCATTCATTCTGCCATGGGGCAGACAGGTATTTTCTGAGTCTTTAACTCAGGAAAGAGGGAAATCACAGTGCTTGATTATGCTAAAAGACCCTGATCTTCTGTTCTGGCttccagaaaggaaacaaaacaaaagaacaaaataacaacaaaaaaaatttctGTTGAGTGGGATAGCTTGGTATGGTGTGGTATGAATTTACACGGTGTGGCATGTTGTCTATGGCATTTTTATAGCAATCTAagctgaccaaaaaaaaaaaaaaaaaagaaaagaaaaaagaaaaacagaagtttTCCCCTGAGagttctcagaagaaagaaaccatGCCAGGCCCTTGTGCCCTTGTCTCTGCTCCAGAACTGTAACGcaataaatttctgttgtttaagtTACCGGGCTTACTTAAATCAGTCCTAGAACATGAGTGCAGAATGCTAACATGCTTGATCTACAAAGCACTAGCCTAAAAGGAAGTCTAAAATATAGTTGTGTCTTACATTCCTTATAAAAATAACCAAAGTCGCTTTAtaatacatattcacacacataaatcaTTCGTGCTGTGTAAATagggaaatttaaaatatcagtTATTTACACAGGACAGTACAGACCAAAGAGTCAAAGCCTGGGTCTCTTCTAGTTTTATAGAACTGTTTGGTGCCGCAACCTACATGCCAAACTGAATTGCATCATGCTAATCaagattaaaataatatttttatcagTACCAAAgagttacttaaaaaaaaagctcaaTGAACAACgatgcctaccaaccagagcttccagggactaagccactacccaaagactatacatggactgaccctggactctgacctcataggtagcaatgaatatcctagtaagagcaccagtggaaggggaagcccttggtcctgccaagactgagcccacagtgaacgtgattgttgtggggagggtggtaatgggggagggtagggaggggaacacccatagagaaggggagggggaggggttagggggatgttggcctggaaaccgggaaagggaataacaattgtaatgtaaataagaaatacccaatttaataaagatggagaaaaatatagaGCTTCTAGCTTCTTTTGCAGTAGTATTGATGACTCCAGACTCTGTGATAAACCCTAACCCCACCCGgctcccaccccacaccccctcTCACCTCCCTCAAAAAAAATACTAACAACTGGGACAGGAAGTCATCAAAGAGAGTTCTTAAACATTGTGATAAGGATTTGGAAGTgcagcttgggggggggggggtttcggGGCGGTACAAGAGttgaaggactcagttttctttaacgGACCAGCCACTGCGAGTTGGACcctgctccagtgagtatatgggtAACACAAGTTGGACTTgcggttctttgtttgtttgttttcttactttcctCTGGTTGTCATGGGATCCTCTATAATGAAAAAAGGAGTTTACAACAACCTGCATTGCCTGAGAGGGAGAGCgcaaaagagggagggagggagggggaagggagagacagacacacacaccacacagagtcagagagacagagacagagacagagacacacagagagacagagagacagagacacacagagagtgaCAGGGACAAAGAGAAGCTGTTGTCGCAGACCTAGAGAAGATGCTACACTCTAACAGGGTCACAGTGGGCAGTAGTCTGGCTTACCCTTCCAAGTGGCTGCTTGTGCTTCATCTTTGATGTTCTACCTCTCTGCatgcttcttcctcctgctcctgctcatcTCCTTCCTGCTTGTTATATCtttggaaaaatgaaaagtatAAAGTCCTTTAAATCTTCCATCTCAAAACCACCATTCATCTCAGCAATTATACAATTCTAATAAAACACCACTGCTAGCGCTCTACTTTGTAACCTTTAATCTCCCAGTCATAATCCCTCTACCATAAGCGCACACTtccacactcttccaaatgtccTGGCCTGACAAGAACTGCTTTGCTTTACCATTTGACTCTCAAATGTTGGATTGAAAACGGTTGCCTGCAATAGGAAATAACACTGGCTAGGAATCACTTTGAGTCCTAGGGTATCTGGCTCTGATATACAGGTCAGACATTCTGCTCGCTACTGAGATTGTTTCTGTTCATCCTGCTCATCCAGAAGCTATTGGATGGTTCTCCTTAGCTAATGAATTACCAGTAACCCAGACCATGGTGGTATCAGATTGCACACTTGTCTGTATGGGCAGCTTCCCAAGTTTGAGGATGGAGACCTCACCCTTTACCAATCTAGTGCCATCCTGAGGCACGTGGGCCACTCTTTTGGACTTTATGGGAAAGGCCAGAGGGAAGCCGCCCTGGTGGATATGGTGAATGATGGGGTGGAGGACCTTCACTACAGATATGTCACCCTCATCTACACCATCTATGAGAATGGTAAGGACGACTATATGAAGGCCCTGCCTGGGCATCTGAAGCCTTTTGAGACCCTGTTGTCCCAGAACCAGGAAGGTAAAGCTTTCATCGTGGGTGATCAGATTTCCTTTGCCAATTACAACTTGCTGGACCTGCTGCTGGTCCACTTCCCCCTGCTCGCTGCCTATGTGGTTCACCTCAGTGCCCAGCCCAAGATCAAAGCCTTTCTGTCCTCCTCTAACGATGTGAACCGTCCCATCAATGACAAGGGCAAACAGTAGTGAAAAAGGTTGGGGTAGTGGGCATGTCTAATGTCTTcatgtctgtcttagggttttactgctgtgaagagacaccatgaccaaagcaactcttataaggatattTAGTTGGGACTAACctaaaggttcagaggttcaatctattatcaccatggcaggagcatggcagtatccaggcaggcatggtgcaggaggagctgggagttctacatcatcTGAAGACAGCTGGGAGAAGagtggctttcaggcagctaggatgagggtcgtaaagcccacacccacaatgacacacccactgcaacaaagccacacctctccagcaaggccacaactcctaatagtgtcactccctgggccaaacttACATAAGCCATCACAATGTCACACACACAGGAAATTTCAAAGTAGAATAGAAGAGTTAATTTTAGGAGTTAGCAGCGATGGTTTTCAATGTCTTTCTCTTACCTCCTTGTAGTTCTGGTAAGGATGCTTAACTCTAACTCTTCCACAGCTGGCACAGACAACCCAACCAGGTCAGTTACATTCATTTTGCCCAGGAATCAAttctggggaagaaaaaaaaattccagtagAAGAATGCATCTAGACATGTGTCCCTGATGTTAACTTATCTTGAAGCTGAGTCCATTGGAGCTGCTCTGCAGAGTTTTCTTTATAATGTCATTGTACTTTCCAATAACTTGTTTTTGTCAAAATGACTGTAGAGTTTCTATTGTTTATAGCAAAAGAACAAATTGTATTCCCCCCAAAGATAAGCATTAAAATTGGTGCAAGTAAAATCCTTTGGCTTTCCTTGCCAGTAGCACTTTTCCAGGGAGAGCTAGTTAGGAGCAATTGCGAGGCATGGTAGAGTGGTCTCAGGCATCTGAAACTGGTGAAAggaaggggcagggcaggggtgggTTTAAAGTTAAAGGGAGAGAAATGTGGACAGCGGGTACTTGCTCGTTGGATGATGAGATGGGTATTCTGGGTGATTTGCAGGTTCTAAGCGATATCCTTAAACAATTCAATGTGGCCAACTGCACAGGTAGAGTGGTCAGTATAGAGAGAATCTTTACATCCTGTGTGGAAGCATCACTGGCCAATAAAAAGCCTATGACCAATGCGATAGGCTTCTGGGAAACAGTCAGGTGTGAGGAATTTGCCCCGAATGCTGATGAAGGCAGCATGAAACTGCGGGGAGAGGGAACAACCACACAGTGGGACTTAAAATAAACAGGTAATTaattttccaaatataaataCAGAAGGGTATTTAAAGTAGACCAAGAAGGCACAGCTATGCCACTGGTAACTTTGTTGGCCTGTGAAGATTTGTGGGTATTTATGGCTTTCATATCATAGAGACACGAGCAACATACACAGGTACCATGTCAAGCATTCTTCTGACTCAGAGCATTGGCATCCCCTGCTCCTTTAGCCTAAAGCACTCGATCCATCCTAAATACTTGCTATTTATGAATCTGTGAATCTTCTGTTTTCTTGACTCTGTCCTAGAAAAATAGACAACTAGTCCCTTGCATTCAAAGTAGAGCTGTCAGCCAGAATGATGGTTTGGGGAGGTCATAGGGGGCTGGCAATAATGCAGGGGTGTGATATTTTCACATgaatcatgttttattttttatctgtTTCAACTTACCAGGAAAATCCAAACGTGGCATTTGAgcagaaactgagaaagaaatgcaGGGCATGCAATACGTTTAGGCATCTTGAAATTACAGACCACTCCTTGGAAGAACCACTCAGCCTTTTAGAAGGAAGAAAGCCAGTGAACTATAGGAGCTTCTGGCAAACATGCAGAGAAGGGCAGACAAGGTTGAGATTCCTCTATCTTTGGCCTTACTTCTTGGCAAGAGCCTGCACATGAGAGTCTCCAGAATGCTGGACCGTGTGTTAATACAAATGTCTTGGCAaatatttctattgctgtgatgatcTCCATTGACTATAATGTGCCTACTTTGCTTAAGAGCCACATTGTGTTATTGATGAATCTCAGTGAAAAAAGATTACAAAATCCATTAAATGTAAGTCCATCCAAAATCCTATATACTGTTCCTTTCTTGTACACTGCTTCATGTTCTGTTATCTGTTATTTCAGTGACCTCTTGTCAATAAGGCCTGAGACTATTAAGTAGAAAATTCTACAAATAAGTAAGACATTTTACATTGCAAATTCTTAGTGGTGAGACAGAATCACACTTTACCACACTCCGTCCTGCCTGGGACTTGAATTAACCCTCTGTCCACTGTATATGTAACCCTTGCATCAATTACTTAATACATCATCACAGCGAATTAACTACAACAATTTACAATACTGGTTGGGTTCAAGGAATCCAGACATAGTAGCCCGATAGTACATTTGCTTCAACATAACTGACAGAAGTAAATGGGAAAACATATAGGTGAAATTTAATTGgttataaatttataattatagAATATGTCCAATGAGTATATAGGGAATAATTGTCTTTAGATTTGTATCTTCAAGTGTATTTAACAATTTCCAGACactctttctttgcttctctctctctctctgtctctctctgtctctctctctctctgtctctctctctctctctctctcacacacacacacacacacacacatgcacaaacatgcaaaTCTATTTACTCATTCTGCTGAGTTCTGTAAGGAAAACCTGTATTTCACTCTTCTTTGGCAGGAGATTTCAAGCCATCATGGTTGTACTTACACGTCCCAAGCTTCTTTTCAATCTAAAGCTCCTTTTAAAGGCATCAATTATGTGGAGTGGTGTGAGAATATTAAAATGACAGTTTTATGCTCCATCCTCTAGTTACAAATTCTACTCTCTATATTTCTATTGGTGCTTGTCCAGATACAGTAGAAGCATATTTAAACAGTGTTTCTCCAAAAACCTTTAATTAAATAGATATGCCTCAGGAAACATGGGAAAACCATTAATTCTCAAATGCACAGTAATAGCATCACACCTGGGCCTTCTCTTGCAAACCATCCTTTAAGTAGGTACCAATCACCTTGCTAAGAGACATGTACAACTCCTATATTTAAAGTCTTCTACCACCTGACCTGAGAGGACTTCAACCAGTCcctgcttttctcttcttattcacATGTGTCATCCCCACTTTCCAGACATCTTGCTGCATTCATTTCCTGTTGCTTCCAAACTAGAGGTTTAAAACAGCAGGTAGTTACTGTCTCACTTTAGTTCTTTAGTTCACTGAGGCTTGGCTCCTTCTATGCCCAAGATCACTGGACGTTACAGAATTTGACCTATCACAGCTGCCTCCTCTGCCGTGGCTCACAAAGTCACATCCCACAGAAATGACCcctggcatgcatgtgtgtccacTGAAGCTTAGCGATGGACTGTGTGTGATTCTCAGAGACATTGGAGA
It encodes the following:
- the LOC100911464 gene encoding glutathione S-transferase P-like; this encodes MGHDGQPPDCPQGMKAITKPHPLQGGKDNGARTACSTAGGDPMPETARMEFSLKHALWKLLETAGIISQDVETTVALFKGLFRFEVVQGWSGKLHTCLYGQLPKFEDGDLTLYQSSAILRHVGHSFGLYGKGQREAALVDMVNDGVEDLHYRYVTLIYTIYENGKDDYMKALPGHLKPFETLLSQNQEGKAFIVGDQISFANYNLLDLLLVHFPLLAAYVVHLSAQPKIKAFLSSSNDVNRPINDKGKQ